The following proteins are co-located in the Ketogulonicigenium robustum genome:
- a CDS encoding outer membrane protein — protein MKLPLIALCVASTLPLAAAAQSYGGPRIVTGSPVLAFSGLYAGVLLERGNGEMDATGDLADAFELALGTKKFSSPAGMAVGLRAGFDIRSGNMVYGALVDVKRSWFEDRTDRVIAQSASVVSWETKVDSTTTAALRVGYDVGGVMVYGLAGYSWMDASLTMPAGTYDDTVGALTYGGGFETQIGYNLSGYLELRSFSGKFENDVVTADLDFSNITIGVNYRF, from the coding sequence ATGAAACTGCCGCTTATTGCCCTGTGCGTCGCCAGCACGCTTCCCCTTGCCGCAGCCGCACAAAGCTATGGCGGGCCACGGATTGTGACGGGTAGTCCTGTTTTGGCATTTTCGGGCCTTTATGCCGGTGTTTTGCTGGAACGCGGCAATGGCGAAATGGATGCGACCGGCGATCTGGCAGATGCGTTCGAGCTGGCGCTGGGAACCAAGAAGTTTAGCTCGCCCGCCGGGATGGCGGTTGGTTTGCGCGCCGGTTTTGATATTCGCAGCGGCAACATGGTTTACGGTGCGCTGGTCGATGTAAAGCGCAGCTGGTTTGAGGACCGAACTGATCGCGTTATTGCCCAATCTGCATCTGTCGTTAGCTGGGAGACCAAGGTCGATAGCACCACCACCGCCGCCCTACGCGTTGGATATGACGTGGGCGGTGTGATGGTCTACGGCTTGGCTGGCTATAGCTGGATGGATGCCAGCTTGACGATGCCCGCCGGCACCTATGATGACACCGTGGGCGCACTGACCTACGGTGGCGGTTTTGAGACGCAGATCGGCTACAATCTGTCGGGCTATTTGGAACTGCGCAGCTTTAGCGGCAAGTTCGAGAACGATGTTGTGACCGCAGATCTCGATTTTTCTAATATTACCATAGGTGTTAACTACCGCTTTTAA
- a CDS encoding GNAT family N-acetyltransferase has protein sequence MQVLFNPITSAQYWAGFSEDPALVDAAQALRWASFHAEGGDGRDSDAVDAHCKHLMVVDMTTGQLVGYTRIIVLHDAISLSHSYTGQFYDLLPVMALQGAALELGRFCLAPDCHDPRVVKLIWASLLSIADENGVGRMIGCSSFKGADPQLHVAGLTFLAAHHLGQPHERPGRRAPQIYPYGDALRGAPVDELKARRQLPPLLRSYLQMNGWVSDHAVIDNDLDTIHVFTNVEWRGVPPVRLQGLRQIIARGRTTIGTAALEGA, from the coding sequence ATGCAAGTGCTTTTCAATCCTATCACAAGTGCACAGTACTGGGCCGGTTTTTCCGAAGATCCCGCGCTGGTTGACGCGGCGCAGGCGCTGCGTTGGGCCAGCTTTCATGCCGAAGGCGGCGATGGGCGCGACAGCGACGCGGTCGATGCGCATTGCAAACACCTGATGGTCGTCGACATGACGACAGGGCAATTGGTCGGCTACACGCGCATCATAGTGCTGCACGATGCGATCAGCCTGTCGCACAGCTATACCGGCCAGTTTTACGACCTGCTGCCGGTGATGGCGCTGCAGGGCGCTGCGCTGGAACTGGGGCGGTTCTGCCTTGCCCCCGATTGCCACGACCCGCGCGTCGTCAAACTGATCTGGGCGTCGCTGCTGTCGATTGCCGATGAAAACGGGGTGGGGCGCATGATCGGCTGTTCCTCATTCAAGGGGGCCGACCCGCAGCTGCACGTCGCGGGCCTGACCTTTCTGGCCGCCCACCACCTAGGGCAACCGCACGAGCGCCCCGGCCGCCGCGCGCCGCAGATCTACCCCTATGGCGATGCGCTGCGCGGCGCCCCCGTGGACGAGCTTAAGGCCCGCCGCCAACTTCCGCCCCTGCTGCGATCCTACCTTCAAATGAATGGATGGGTCAGCGACCACGCGGTGATCGACAACGATTTGGATACGATCCACGTCTTCACCAACGTCGAATGGCGCGGCGTCCCGCCAGTGCGGCTGCAAGGTCTGCGCCAGATCATCGCACGCGGGCGAACCACAATCGGCACGGCCGCGCTTGAAGGGGCTTGA
- the mazG gene encoding nucleoside triphosphate pyrophosphohydrolase, protein MVPNTVLIHDETADLATQIQRLEHIMACLRDPVSGCPWDIEQTFASIAPHTIEEGYEVADAIAQEDWPELRGELGDLLFQTVFHAQMAREAGHFALVDVVKAISDKMVLRHPHVFGAQSNAKSADQQVEDWEVIKAAERAGKAQKGVLDGVALGLPALMRATKLQNRAARVGFDWPDIGQVLGKLTEEAGELAEARDSLGPDDLDEEYGDMLFVMTNLGRHLGLDPEAALRRANDKFTRRFAFIEAELARAGKTPHDASLEEMDAHWNTIRRAEKAAKG, encoded by the coding sequence ATGGTCCCGAACACAGTCCTTATCCATGACGAAACCGCCGATCTGGCGACGCAGATCCAGCGGCTGGAACATATCATGGCGTGCCTGCGCGATCCGGTCAGCGGATGCCCGTGGGATATTGAACAGACCTTTGCCAGCATCGCGCCCCACACGATTGAGGAAGGCTACGAGGTTGCCGACGCCATCGCGCAGGAAGACTGGCCCGAGCTACGCGGCGAGTTGGGCGATTTGCTGTTTCAGACCGTGTTTCACGCCCAAATGGCGCGCGAGGCAGGCCATTTCGCTTTGGTTGACGTGGTGAAGGCAATTTCGGACAAGATGGTTTTGCGCCATCCGCACGTGTTCGGCGCGCAGTCGAACGCGAAATCCGCCGACCAGCAGGTGGAAGATTGGGAAGTCATCAAGGCGGCCGAGCGCGCGGGCAAAGCGCAAAAGGGCGTTTTGGATGGCGTCGCGCTGGGGCTGCCTGCCCTGATGCGCGCGACGAAGCTGCAAAACCGCGCCGCGCGCGTTGGGTTTGATTGGCCCGACATTGGGCAGGTACTTGGAAAGCTGACCGAGGAAGCGGGCGAGTTGGCCGAGGCGCGCGACAGTTTGGGCCCCGACGATCTGGACGAGGAATATGGCGATATGCTGTTCGTCATGACCAATCTGGGCCGCCATCTCGGGCTGGACCCCGAGGCTGCGCTGCGGCGCGCCAATGATAAGTTTACCCGCCGCTTTGCATTTATCGAGGCTGAACTGGCCCGCGCGGGGAAAACGCCGCATGACGCGTCGCTGGAAGAAATGGACGCCCACTGGAACACGATCCGCCGCGCCGAGAAGGCTGCAAAAGGTTGA
- the alr gene encoding alanine racemase, which yields MTTGTLTIDLDAIVANWRALAAMTRAETAAVMKADAYGTGVPRVAAALAAAGARKFFVAVAEEGVALREAAGPGAEIFVLSGHGETDTALIRQLNLTPVLNSPAQLRRQFDTLPGRPFAIQLDTGMNRLGFEWDDWAAVTDEVLAAGPRLIMSHLACADEVDHPMNAYQLDLFNQMTEGMRVARSLAATGGILLGPAYHFDVVRPGIGLYGAAPFGAGKNPLRLDIPVIQTRALIEGEVVGYGNTWQAKRPTRVATLAAGYADGLQRALGNGAQFWHGEQPCSLIGRISMDLITVDITDLSDEPASLCLIGPQQGVDVLAETAKTIGYEIMTSMGARYNRQYIGG from the coding sequence ATGACTACAGGAACTTTGACAATCGATCTGGATGCCATTGTTGCCAACTGGCGCGCGCTGGCGGCGATGACCCGTGCCGAGACCGCTGCGGTGATGAAGGCAGACGCCTATGGCACGGGCGTGCCCCGCGTAGCGGCGGCGCTGGCGGCGGCGGGGGCGCGCAAATTCTTTGTCGCTGTGGCCGAGGAAGGCGTTGCGCTGCGCGAGGCCGCAGGCCCTGGGGCCGAGATTTTCGTGCTGTCGGGCCATGGCGAGACGGACACAGCGCTAATCCGGCAGCTGAATTTGACGCCGGTGTTGAATTCGCCCGCACAGTTGCGCCGCCAGTTCGACACGCTGCCGGGGCGCCCGTTTGCCATTCAACTGGATACCGGCATGAACCGTCTGGGGTTCGAGTGGGATGATTGGGCCGCCGTCACGGACGAGGTTTTGGCCGCAGGCCCCCGCCTGATCATGAGCCATCTGGCCTGCGCCGACGAGGTTGACCACCCGATGAACGCCTATCAGTTGGACCTTTTCAACCAGATGACCGAGGGCATGCGCGTTGCACGTTCGCTGGCGGCGACGGGCGGTATTTTGTTGGGGCCGGCCTATCATTTCGATGTGGTGCGCCCGGGCATTGGCCTTTACGGCGCCGCGCCCTTTGGTGCAGGGAAAAACCCGCTGCGGCTGGACATTCCCGTGATCCAGACGCGCGCGCTGATCGAGGGCGAAGTTGTGGGTTATGGCAACACATGGCAAGCCAAGCGCCCAACCCGCGTGGCGACGCTGGCGGCAGGATATGCCGACGGCTTGCAGCGCGCGTTGGGGAACGGCGCGCAGTTTTGGCATGGCGAGCAGCCCTGCTCGCTGATCGGCCGAATCTCGATGGATCTGATCACGGTCGATATTACCGATCTGTCCGACGAGCCTGCATCGCTTTGCCTGATCGGGCCGCAGCAAGGTGTTGATGTCTTGGCAGAAACTGCCAAGACGATTGGGTACGAGATTATGACATCGATGGGCGCGCGCTATAACCGCCAATATATTGGCGGCTAA
- a CDS encoding ABC-F family ATP-binding cassette domain-containing protein — MARAPLLQLGDISLTFGGDPVFHDLSLNVQPGDRIALVGRNGSGKSTLMKLMAGLIEPDRGQAVRGPGVSVGYMEQDPSFEGFATLGDYAASGLPEGEEYRVALVAEGLGFDPDRAPDTASGGERRRASLAKLLAEAPELMLLDEPTNHLDISAIAWLEQQLKDTKAGYVIISHDRAFLRNLTRATLWLDRGEVRRQDRGFENFEIWRDAVWEDEDAARHKLDRKIKAEAKWAVEGISARRKRNMGRVRALQDLRAERSAQIRRQGTAAMALESGSTSGRKVIEAEGLTKIFGEKIIVKDFDLTVMRGDRVAFVGPNGTGKTTLINMLLGKVEPDSGTVKHGTNLQIAVFDQTRAALDPDATLWESLTSDPEMRVSGKADQVLVRGQPKHVVGYLKEFLFDEGQARAPVRSLSGGEKARLLLARLMARESNVLVMDEPTNDLDIETLDLLQEILDGYDGTVLLVSHDRDFLDRVATTTIAMEGGGQAVAFAGGWSDYLAQRGIDEATAMADAPKAKPAARAATPDAPKKTGLSFTEKKRLEALPGVMDKLNAEIGKLNDLLSDADLFTREPVKFRKASEMLAERQATLDAAEVEWLELEEKAG; from the coding sequence ATGGCACGTGCACCTTTGCTCCAACTTGGCGACATCTCCCTGACTTTCGGGGGCGATCCCGTCTTTCATGACCTCAGCCTCAACGTTCAGCCGGGCGATCGTATCGCGCTGGTCGGGCGCAACGGCTCGGGTAAATCCACCTTGATGAAGCTGATGGCAGGTCTGATCGAACCTGACCGTGGCCAAGCCGTGCGCGGCCCAGGCGTCAGCGTCGGATATATGGAGCAAGACCCCTCGTTCGAGGGCTTCGCCACACTGGGCGATTACGCCGCATCCGGCCTGCCCGAGGGCGAGGAATACCGCGTTGCGCTGGTTGCCGAAGGTCTGGGCTTCGACCCCGACCGCGCCCCCGACACCGCATCAGGCGGCGAGCGTCGCCGTGCCTCGCTGGCCAAACTTCTGGCTGAAGCGCCCGAATTGATGCTGCTGGACGAGCCGACCAACCACCTCGACATTTCGGCCATCGCTTGGCTGGAGCAGCAGTTGAAAGACACCAAGGCCGGCTATGTCATCATCAGTCACGACAGGGCCTTCCTGCGTAACCTGACCCGCGCCACGCTGTGGCTGGATCGCGGCGAAGTGCGCCGCCAAGATCGCGGCTTCGAAAATTTCGAAATCTGGCGCGATGCCGTTTGGGAAGACGAAGACGCCGCCCGCCACAAGCTGGACCGCAAAATCAAGGCCGAGGCGAAATGGGCGGTCGAGGGCATTTCAGCCCGCCGCAAACGCAACATGGGCCGCGTGCGCGCCCTGCAAGACCTGCGGGCCGAACGCTCGGCCCAGATCCGTCGCCAAGGCACTGCCGCAATGGCGCTGGAAAGCGGCTCGACCTCGGGCCGCAAGGTGATTGAGGCCGAAGGCCTGACCAAAATTTTCGGCGAAAAAATCATCGTCAAGGATTTCGACCTAACGGTGATGCGCGGCGACCGCGTGGCCTTCGTTGGCCCGAATGGAACCGGAAAAACAACACTTATCAATATGTTGCTCGGTAAAGTTGAACCTGATTCCGGCACGGTCAAGCACGGCACCAACCTGCAGATCGCCGTGTTCGACCAAACCCGCGCGGCGCTCGACCCCGATGCGACCTTGTGGGAAAGCCTGACAAGCGACCCCGAAATGCGCGTGTCGGGCAAGGCCGATCAGGTGCTGGTGCGCGGTCAACCCAAGCACGTCGTCGGCTACCTCAAGGAATTCCTGTTCGACGAGGGGCAAGCCCGCGCGCCTGTGCGTTCGCTCTCGGGGGGTGAAAAAGCGCGCCTGCTGCTGGCCCGCCTGATGGCCCGCGAAAGCAACGTGCTGGTCATGGACGAGCCGACCAACGACCTCGACATCGAAACGCTTGATTTGCTTCAAGAAATCCTCGACGGATATGACGGCACCGTGCTGCTGGTCAGCCACGACCGCGACTTCCTCGACCGCGTCGCAACCACCACCATTGCCATGGAAGGCGGCGGCCAAGCCGTAGCCTTCGCCGGCGGTTGGAGCGATTATCTCGCGCAGCGCGGCATCGACGAAGCAACCGCTATGGCCGACGCGCCCAAGGCAAAACCCGCCGCCCGCGCCGCAACGCCCGACGCACCGAAGAAGACCGGTCTCAGCTTTACCGAAAAGAAACGCCTCGAAGCCCTGCCGGGTGTCATGGACAAGCTGAACGCCGAAATCGGCAAGCTCAACGATCTACTCTCGGACGCCGATCTGTTCACCCGCGAGCCGGTGAAGTTCCGCAAAGCGTCCGAAATGCTGGCCGAACGCCAAGCAACCCTCGACGCCGCCGAGGTCGAGTGGCTAGAGTTGGAAGAAAAGGCGGGTTAA
- the rpmF gene encoding 50S ribosomal protein L32, whose protein sequence is MAVPQNKISKSRRNMRRAHDFLVAANPNECSNCGELKRPHHVCPSCGHYDSREVVAVSAQVDIDEDAA, encoded by the coding sequence ATGGCTGTCCCTCAGAATAAAATCTCCAAGTCGCGCCGCAACATGCGTCGTGCGCATGACTTTTTGGTCGCTGCTAACCCGAACGAGTGCAGCAACTGTGGCGAGCTGAAGCGCCCGCACCACGTTTGCCCGTCGTGCGGCCACTACGACTCGCGTGAAGTCGTTGCCGTTTCGGCCCAAGTCGATATCGACGAAGACGCGGCATAA
- the speB gene encoding agmatinase, protein MALEDAKSQVDQAFTRQSLRGLSHENAFGGAVSFLRRCYTKDLSGVDLAITGVPFDQAVTHRTGPRFGPRALREASALQPYDPPYGWGYDPLSALSVVDYGDLAFDYAKTAAFPAALTAHIRGILAAGVGTITLGGDHFITLPILRAYAEKFGPLSVLHFDAHSDLWQDDDPDRIDHGTFMYKAVREGLVDVTRSLQIGIRTECVDYLGMPYIDARTVHERGSAWVVAQAKAQVGNNPVYLTFDIDALDPAFAPGTGTPVWGGLASWQAAAILRDLAGINLVGGDVVEVSPPFDPSGVTAVAGAHVAMELIALYGWTRR, encoded by the coding sequence ATGGCGCTCGAAGATGCCAAATCGCAAGTTGATCAGGCGTTTACACGCCAATCTTTGCGTGGGCTCTCACATGAAAATGCCTTCGGTGGTGCGGTCTCTTTTCTGCGCCGCTGCTATACCAAGGACCTGAGCGGGGTCGATCTGGCGATCACGGGGGTGCCCTTCGATCAGGCGGTCACGCACCGCACCGGCCCACGTTTTGGCCCCCGCGCCCTGCGCGAGGCCTCGGCGTTGCAACCCTACGACCCGCCTTACGGCTGGGGGTATGATCCACTGTCGGCGCTGTCCGTGGTCGATTACGGTGATCTGGCCTTCGATTACGCGAAAACCGCCGCCTTTCCGGCGGCGCTTACCGCGCATATTCGCGGCATTTTGGCCGCTGGCGTCGGCACGATCACGCTGGGGGGCGACCATTTCATCACGCTGCCCATCCTGCGGGCTTATGCTGAAAAGTTCGGCCCGCTCTCGGTGCTGCACTTCGACGCGCATTCCGACCTCTGGCAAGACGACGACCCCGACCGGATCGACCACGGCACCTTCATGTACAAAGCCGTGCGCGAGGGGTTGGTCGACGTCACCCGCTCATTGCAGATCGGCATCCGCACCGAATGCGTGGATTACCTCGGCATGCCGTATATCGACGCCCGCACTGTCCACGAACGGGGCAGCGCATGGGTTGTCGCGCAGGCCAAGGCGCAGGTCGGCAACAATCCCGTCTACCTGACATTCGATATCGACGCCCTCGATCCCGCCTTTGCACCGGGAACGGGCACGCCCGTCTGGGGCGGCCTTGCCAGCTGGCAGGCCGCCGCCATTTTGCGTGATCTGGCGGGTATCAATCTGGTCGGCGGCGATGTCGTCGAGGTCTCGCCCCCCTTCGACCCATCGGGCGTGACCGCCGTTGCCGGCGCCCACGTCGCGATGGAGCTGATCGCCCTTTATGGCTGGACGCGCCGCTAG
- a CDS encoding replicative DNA helicase produces the protein MNDISAFSPDGTPLAQAPAEDPMPQAIEAEQQLLGAILTNNEVYDRVAMIIRPEHFYDPVHARIFEVAAQRITRNALASPVTLKPFFEDDSGLRELGGTAYLARLAGAAISAFAARDYAQMIYDLAVRRELIRLGQDISAQAKTFEAETDPKEQIVSAEQRLYKLAEQGNAESGFTSFLSALREAVETANAAYQRDGGLAGLSTGLADLDKKLGGLHNSDLLILAGRPSMGKTSLATNIAFNVAKAYQRGIRHDGSEGAVNGGVVGFYSLEMSAEQLAARILSEAAEIPSEQIRRGDMTEAEFRRFVEAAKALESCPLYIDDTPALPISQLAARARRLKRTHGLDVLFVDYLQLVRPASAKDSRVNEVSEITQGLKAIAKELNVPVIALSQLSRQVESREDKRPQLSDLRESGSIEQDADVVMFVFREEYYKEREKPGDHEMDKMAKWQEDMDRLHGRAEVIIGKQRHGPIGSVDLSFEGRFTRFGNLIKPWQEGASGDF, from the coding sequence ATGAACGACATCAGCGCCTTTTCCCCTGATGGCACACCACTGGCGCAAGCACCGGCCGAAGACCCCATGCCCCAAGCGATCGAGGCCGAGCAGCAACTGCTCGGCGCGATCCTGACGAATAACGAGGTTTATGACCGCGTGGCGATGATCATTCGCCCCGAGCATTTCTATGACCCCGTCCACGCCCGCATTTTCGAGGTCGCAGCCCAGCGGATCACCCGCAATGCGCTGGCATCGCCCGTGACTCTGAAGCCGTTTTTCGAGGATGACTCGGGCCTACGCGAGCTGGGCGGCACCGCTTATCTGGCCCGCCTTGCCGGCGCTGCGATTTCCGCCTTTGCCGCGCGCGATTATGCGCAGATGATTTACGATCTGGCCGTGCGGCGCGAGCTGATCCGGCTGGGGCAAGACATTTCGGCGCAAGCCAAGACGTTCGAGGCCGAGACCGACCCCAAAGAGCAGATCGTATCTGCCGAGCAGCGGCTGTATAAACTGGCCGAGCAAGGCAATGCCGAGTCCGGTTTTACCAGCTTCCTCAGCGCGTTGCGCGAGGCTGTTGAGACGGCGAATGCAGCCTACCAGCGCGATGGCGGCTTGGCGGGTTTGTCGACGGGCCTTGCAGATTTGGACAAAAAGCTGGGCGGCCTGCACAATTCCGACTTGCTGATTTTGGCGGGTCGACCGTCGATGGGTAAGACATCGCTGGCGACGAACATCGCGTTTAACGTGGCCAAGGCCTACCAGCGCGGCATTCGCCATGATGGCAGCGAAGGCGCGGTCAACGGCGGTGTCGTCGGCTTTTACAGCCTTGAAATGTCGGCCGAGCAGCTGGCCGCCCGTATCTTGTCCGAGGCCGCTGAGATCCCGTCCGAGCAGATCCGGCGCGGTGATATGACCGAGGCCGAGTTCCGCCGCTTTGTTGAGGCGGCAAAGGCGCTGGAATCCTGCCCGCTGTACATCGACGACACGCCTGCGCTGCCGATCAGCCAGTTGGCCGCCCGCGCCCGCCGCCTGAAGCGGACGCACGGGTTGGATGTGTTGTTCGTCGACTACCTTCAGTTGGTGCGCCCCGCCAGCGCGAAAGACAGCCGCGTGAACGAAGTGTCGGAAATCACGCAGGGCCTGAAGGCTATCGCGAAAGAATTGAACGTGCCGGTGATCGCACTGTCGCAGCTGTCGCGTCAGGTGGAATCGCGCGAGGATAAACGCCCGCAGCTATCCGACCTGCGCGAGTCAGGCTCGATCGAGCAGGACGCCGACGTGGTGATGTTCGTGTTCCGTGAGGAGTATTACAAAGAACGCGAAAAGCCCGGCGATCACGAGATGGACAAGATGGCCAAGTGGCAAGAGGATATGGACCGTCTGCACGGGCGCGCCGAGGTGATCATCGGCAAGCAGCGTCACGGGCCGATCGGGTCGGTTGACCTCAGCTTCGAAGGGCGTTTCACGCGCTTTGGAAATCTTATAAAACCGTGGCAGGAAGGCGCGTCGGGCGACTTCTAA
- a CDS encoding outer membrane protein assembly factor BamE produces MEIEISQRRKVKAGLMRSMRIALAAGALVATVACVPMYRNHGYVPTDEMVSALTVGRDTRASVIAAIGEPAAQSVQNAAAFYYVQSRFETYGAFAPREIDRQVLAVTFDNAGVVRNITRYGLADGNVVTLSRRVTDDLGDDATFVRQLLGNFGRVNAASMLGEE; encoded by the coding sequence ATGGAAATTGAAATCTCGCAACGTCGCAAGGTCAAGGCCGGTCTGATGCGCAGCATGCGTATCGCACTGGCGGCCGGTGCGCTGGTGGCAACGGTGGCTTGCGTGCCGATGTATCGCAACCACGGCTATGTGCCGACCGACGAAATGGTCAGCGCGCTGACGGTGGGCCGCGACACGCGCGCCAGTGTAATCGCCGCGATTGGCGAGCCTGCGGCCCAAAGCGTGCAAAACGCGGCGGCCTTCTACTATGTACAAAGCCGATTCGAAACTTACGGCGCCTTCGCCCCGCGCGAAATCGACCGTCAGGTCTTGGCCGTCACCTTCGATAACGCGGGCGTTGTGCGCAATATCACCCGCTACGGCTTGGCCGACGGCAATGTCGTCACCCTGTCGCGCCGTGTCACCGACGATCTGGGCGATGACGCCACATTCGTGCGCCAGCTGCTGGGCAACTTCGGCCGCGTCAACGCCGCCAGCATGCTCGGCGAGGAATAA
- a CDS encoding M20 aminoacylase family protein has product MPVINSIASFSDEMTRWRRHLHQNPEISFDCVETAAFVAEQLRSFGVDEIHTGIAKTGIIALIHGREAGPVVGLRADMDALPLTEITGVDYASTTPGKMHACGHDGHTTMLLGAAKYLAETRNFAGTVALIFQPAEENGGGAGVMVDEGVLDRFAIAEVYALHNQPGLPLGHFMTTAGPIMAAVDTFDINITGRGGHGAKPHQTRDPIVAAVGIVQAFQTIVSRNHNPVEDLVVSVTQIHTGSADNIIPETAYINGTVRTFNKDVQAMVITRMEEIVAGQAAAYGVEATLTYNRNYPATINDAAKAAIAAEVAGEVGLGVNPNGSRGMGAEDFSYFLEKRPGAYLFVGNGDSAGLHNPAYNFNDEAAPYGASFLARMAERALPLKG; this is encoded by the coding sequence ATGCCCGTTATCAATAGTATCGCCAGTTTTTCCGACGAGATGACCCGCTGGCGGCGTCACCTGCATCAAAACCCCGAAATCAGCTTTGATTGTGTGGAAACTGCGGCCTTCGTGGCCGAGCAGCTGCGCAGCTTCGGGGTGGATGAAATTCACACCGGCATCGCGAAAACCGGTATCATCGCCCTGATTCACGGGCGCGAGGCTGGCCCCGTCGTCGGCCTGCGCGCCGATATGGACGCGCTGCCGCTGACCGAGATTACCGGCGTCGACTATGCCTCGACCACCCCCGGAAAAATGCACGCCTGCGGCCACGACGGCCACACGACCATGCTGCTGGGCGCCGCCAAATATCTGGCCGAGACGCGCAATTTCGCAGGTACCGTCGCGCTGATCTTCCAGCCTGCGGAAGAAAACGGCGGCGGCGCGGGCGTTATGGTCGATGAAGGCGTCCTCGACCGCTTTGCCATCGCCGAAGTCTACGCCCTGCACAACCAGCCCGGCCTGCCGCTTGGCCATTTTATGACGACAGCCGGCCCGATCATGGCCGCTGTCGACACGTTCGACATCAACATTACCGGACGCGGCGGCCACGGTGCCAAACCGCACCAAACCCGCGACCCCATCGTCGCAGCCGTCGGAATTGTCCAAGCGTTTCAAACGATAGTCAGCCGGAATCACAATCCGGTCGAGGACCTTGTCGTGTCGGTCACGCAAATCCACACCGGCAGCGCCGATAATATCATCCCCGAAACCGCCTATATCAACGGCACTGTCCGCACCTTCAACAAAGACGTGCAGGCCATGGTCATCACGCGGATGGAAGAAATCGTCGCGGGCCAAGCTGCAGCCTATGGGGTCGAGGCGACGCTGACCTACAACCGCAACTATCCCGCCACCATTAACGACGCCGCCAAAGCCGCCATCGCTGCCGAAGTCGCGGGCGAGGTCGGCCTCGGGGTCAACCCGAACGGCTCGCGCGGGATGGGGGCCGAGGATTTCTCGTATTTCCTCGAAAAGCGCCCGGGTGCCTACCTGTTCGTCGGTAATGGCGACAGCGCGGGCCTTCACAACCCCGCCTATAATTTCAACGACGAGGCCGCGCCCTACGGCGCATCGTTCTTGGCCCGCATGGCAGAACGCGCCTTGCCGTTAAAGGGCTGA
- a CDS encoding YceD family protein: MTDQPAIPRHIVRLPEVSGRKAHHFDIQPDYAARTAIAAALDINAIKKLRFEGTLTPKGRHDWHFAGHLGATVVQDCVVTFAPVTTRIDQEVERNYLADYSEAASGEVEMPEDDTIEPLPQNLDLAEVMIEALSLALPLFPRAPGVAPLNIDTDPDFDENDGQTRKPFAGLAGLRDKLTKSDGE, from the coding sequence ATGACCGACCAACCGGCAATCCCCCGCCACATCGTCCGCCTGCCCGAGGTCTCTGGTCGCAAGGCGCACCACTTTGACATCCAGCCCGATTACGCCGCCCGCACCGCGATTGCTGCGGCGCTGGATATCAACGCGATCAAAAAGCTGCGCTTTGAAGGCACGCTAACGCCCAAGGGCCGCCATGACTGGCATTTTGCGGGCCACTTGGGCGCGACCGTCGTGCAGGACTGCGTTGTGACCTTTGCCCCCGTGACCACGCGCATCGACCAAGAGGTCGAGCGGAACTATCTGGCCGATTACAGCGAAGCGGCCAGTGGCGAGGTCGAAATGCCCGAGGATGACACAATCGAACCCCTGCCCCAGAACCTTGACCTGGCGGAAGTCATGATCGAGGCCCTGTCGCTGGCCCTGCCTCTTTTCCCACGTGCGCCAGGGGTTGCCCCCCTGAACATCGATACCGACCCCGATTTCGATGAAAACGACGGCCAGACCCGCAAACCCTTTGCTGGATTGGCCGGATTGCGCGACAAATTGACAAAAAGTGACGGCGAATAA
- the msrB gene encoding peptide-methionine (R)-S-oxide reductase MsrB: MTEGETILNKIVKTEAEWRAQLSELAYEVTRNHATERPFTHDDFPEVAGTYYCVCCGAPLFKADDKFNAGCGWPSFTQPSEGAEVGESVDRSHFMVRTEVHCDQCGAHLGHVFPDGPLPTGLRYCINGVALRFEEENAKG, encoded by the coding sequence ATGACAGAAGGGGAAACGATATTGAACAAAATAGTAAAGACTGAAGCCGAATGGCGGGCCCAGCTGTCGGAACTTGCTTATGAAGTGACCCGCAACCACGCGACCGAGCGTCCCTTTACCCATGACGACTTTCCCGAAGTCGCGGGGACGTATTATTGCGTGTGCTGCGGTGCGCCGCTGTTCAAGGCTGATGACAAGTTCAACGCGGGTTGCGGCTGGCCGTCATTTACGCAGCCCAGCGAGGGGGCCGAGGTAGGCGAATCCGTCGACCGCAGCCACTTCATGGTGCGGACCGAGGTGCATTGCGACCAGTGCGGCGCGCATTTGGGGCATGTGTTCCCCGATGGACCGCTGCCAACGGGGTTGCGCTATTGCATCAACGGCGTCGCGCTGCGGTTCGAGGAAGAGAACGCGAAGGGCTAA